The following proteins come from a genomic window of Miscanthus floridulus cultivar M001 chromosome 2, ASM1932011v1, whole genome shotgun sequence:
- the LOC136538314 gene encoding E3 SUMO-protein ligase SIZ1-like, with protein MLNDNMIKCEDGKCQVWQHITCVLIPDKPTEGAGPDIPPHFYCELCRLSRADPASVPQIVEKTFQLSRADRETVQRPEYDLQVWCILINDKVQFRMQWPQYA; from the exons ATGCTAAATGACAATATGATCAAG TGCGAAGATGGCAAATGCCAGGTTTGGCAGCATATTACCTGCGTACTCATTCCAGATAAGCCCACAGAGGGTGCTGGCCCTGATATTCCACCTcatttttattgtgaattgtgcCGACTTAGCCGGGCAGACCC AGCAAGTGTACCTCAAATTGTGGAGAAGACCTTCCAACTTTCCCGAGCAGATAGAGAAACAGTCCAGAGACCAGAATATGATCTCCAG GTTTGGTGCATTCTTATAAATGACAAAGTCCAGTTCAGGATGCAATGGCCTCAATATGCATAA